The Acidimicrobiales bacterium genome includes a window with the following:
- a CDS encoding LysE family translocator has product MSVEFLVTSLVVAVVPGTGVVYTISSSLGGGWRRGFLAAVGCTFGIVPHVLAAMLGLSGIMQAGATAFEVVRWVGVAYLVLMGVSMWRERGSLRLDQPRRSDEPTGTVIRRGILLNLLNPKLTVFFFAFLPQFLDTPPGLLDPRLVGLGLVFMLTTLVVFVAYAWLSAVVREKVLGAPKVLRRIQRTLGTLVIGFAARLALTDG; this is encoded by the coding sequence ATGTCGGTCGAGTTCCTGGTGACATCGCTGGTGGTGGCCGTCGTGCCGGGGACGGGGGTCGTGTACACGATCTCCTCGTCGCTGGGCGGGGGTTGGCGGCGGGGGTTCCTCGCTGCCGTCGGTTGCACGTTCGGGATCGTGCCGCACGTGCTGGCGGCGATGCTCGGGCTGTCCGGGATCATGCAGGCCGGTGCGACGGCGTTCGAGGTGGTCCGCTGGGTCGGCGTCGCCTACCTGGTGCTCATGGGCGTGTCGATGTGGCGCGAGCGGGGGTCGCTGCGGCTCGACCAGCCCCGCCGCAGCGACGAACCGACCGGCACCGTGATCCGCCGCGGCATCCTGCTGAACCTGCTCAACCCCAAGCTGACGGTCTTCTTCTTCGCCTTCCTCCCCCAGTTCCTCGACACCCCGCCGGGCCTGCTCGACCCCCGCCTGGTCGGCCTGGGCCTGGTGTTCATGCTGACGACGCTGGTGGTCTTCGTCGCCTACGCCTGGCTGAGCGCCGTCGTCCGCGAGAAGGTCCTCGGCGCCCCCAAGGTCCTCCGCCGCATCCAACGCACCCTCGGCACCCTGGTCATCGGCTTCGCCGCCCGCCTCGCCCTGACCGACGGCTAG